One Streptomonospora salina genomic window, CGGTTCCCCGGGCTCGGGGACCGGGAGTGAGGCAGCCGACACGCCGCTGACCGCCCCGACACGCCGCACCGGCCGCGGACGCCTTTAGGCTCGATGCATACCATCCGGTCGGTCTGCGGCGGTGCCGCCCCGTCCGGCAAGCCCACGTTGGGAGACAGCACCCCTATGCGAGCCATCCAGATCACCGAGTTCGGCGGCCCGGAGGTCCTGAACCTCACCGAGCTCCCCGAACCGGAGCCCGGCCCCGGCGACCTGCTCGTCGAGGTCGAGCGCGCGGGCGTCAACTACGCCGACACCCACCGGGTCGAGGACACCTACCTCTCCAGCTCCGGTCTGCCGCTGGTCCCCGGCAGCGAGGTCGCCGGACGCACCTCGGACGGGCGCCGCGTGGTGGCCATGGTCGACAGCGGCGGCTACGCCGAGCGCGCCCTGGCCTCGCCGCACACGGCCTACGACATCCCCGAGGGTGTCGACGCCTCCACCGCCCTCGCCCTCCTCATCCAGGGCGCCACCGCCTGGGTGCTGCTGCGGCACAACGTGCACCTGGCCGAGGGCGAGTCCGTGGTCGTGCACGCCGGCGCGGGCGGCGTGGGCTCCTTGGCGGTGCAGCTGGCCAAGGCCTTCGGCGCCGGCCGGGTCGTCGCCACCGCCGGCAGCGAGGACAAGCGCGAACTGGCCCTGGAACTGGGCGCCGACGCGGTGGTGGACTCGCGCGCCGACGACATGACCGCCGCCCTCGTCGAGGCCAACGAGGGCCGCCGCGTGGACACGGTGCTGGACATGACCGGCGGGCGCGTCACCGACGAGAGCCTGCACGCGCTGGCGCCCTTCGGCCGGCTCGCCTTCTACGGCATGGCCTCCCGCGAGGCTCCCAAGCCGATCCAGCTGCCCAACCTGATGCGCCATTCGGCGACGGTCAGCGGAATGTGGCTGCCGCACGCCTTCCAGCTGCCGGGCAACGTCGTCGGCCGCGCGATGGCCGAGATGTTCGACCTGGTGCGCACCGGGCGGCTGCGCGCCGTGCTCGGCGGCGACTACCCGCTGGACCGGGCCCGCGCCGCCCACGAGGACCTGCGCTCGCGCGCCACGCAGGGCAAGCTGACGCTGGACCCGACCGCCTGAACGGCCGCCGGGGGCCGGCCCTTCACCGTTCGGTCCCCTCCGGCGGGCTGAACGCTCCGTCTGCCGCGAGGTTTCCGCCCGGACCGGCGGGGCCGGTCCCCGGCGGCGGCCTCGCGGCGGATCACCCGATCCGGCCCCACCCGGGGCCACTGCCTTTTCACTCACCGGCGGCGACGCCGCACAATGGAGAAGTGGCACGTGGCAAACTGCGCATCTATCTGGGCGCCGCCCCCGGCGTAGGCAAGACCTTCGCCGCGCTGAGCGAAGCGCACCGGCGCCGCGACCGCGGCACCGACGTCGTGGTGGGGCTGGTCGAAACCCGCGACCGCCCCCGAACGGCCGAGCTCCTCGACGGCCTGGAGCGGCTGCCGCCGCCGGCCGGCGACTCCTCCCCCGGGGAATTCGACCCGGACGACCTGCTGCGGCGCGCCCCGCAGGTGGCCGTCGTCGACGACTTCGCCCACACCAACGCGCCCGGCACCCGAAACGCCAAGCGGTGGCAGGACGTCGACGAACTCCTCAACGCCGGCGTCGACGTCATCACCACGCTCAACATCCAGCACGTCGAATCGCTCAACGACGTCGTCCAGCGGATCACCGGGGTGCGCCAGCACGAGACCATCCCCGACGAGATCGTCCGCCGCGCCGACCAGATCGAGCTGTGCGACATGTCGCCGCACTCGCTGCGGCGGCGGATGTCCCACGGCAACATCTATCCCGCGGAGAAGGTCGACGCCGCGCTGTCCAGCTACTTCCGCGAAGGCAACCTCACCGCCCTGCGCGAGCTCGCGCTGCTGTGGGTCGCCGACCGCGTCGACGAGGGCCTGACCCTCTACCGCGGCGAGCACAAGATCCGCCAGACCTGGGAGGCCCGCGAACGGGTGGTGGTGGCTCTGACCGGCGGCCCCGAGGGCGAAACCCTGATCCGGCGCGCCGCCCGTGTGGCCGCGCGCTCACGCGGCGGCCGCCCGCAGCCCAGCCACCTCATGGCGGTGCACGTGGTCCCCGGCGACAACCTCGCCCACCCGCTGCCCGACGTCATCACCGAACAGCGCCGGCTGCTGGCCGAGCTGGGCGGCACCTACCACCAGGTCATCGGCGACGACGTCCCCACCGCGCTGCTGGAATTCGCCCGCGGCGTCAACGCCACCCAGATCGTTCTGGGCTCGTCGCGGCGGCGCGCCTGGCAGTACATCTTCGGCCCCGGTGTCGGGGCGACGGTCGCCCGCGAGTCCGGCGACATCGACGTGCACATCGTCACCCACGAAGAGGTGGGCCGCGGGCGCAGCCTCCTGCCTCCCCTGGCGGCCAGTGTGAGCCGGGCCCGCCTGGTCTGGGGCTGGATCATCGGCGTACTCGGCCCCGCGGTGCTGGCGGGTGCGCTGCATCTGCCGGCGACCGACGGCGTGGGGCCGACCACCCACGTGCTGCTGTTCCTGGTCTCCACCATCGCCGCCGCCTTGGCGGGCGGGCTGTGGCCGGCGCTGATGTGCGCCGTGTGGAGCACCGTGCTGCTGGACCTGCTGTTCACACCGCCGCTGTACGCCCTGGGCATCGGCGGCCCCGGCGACCGCCTGGCGCTCGGGGCGTTCGTCCTGGTCGGGGTACTGGTGGCGTTCGTCGTGGACCTGTCCCGGCGCCGTGCGCTGCAGGCCAGCCGCTCCAAAGCCGAGGCCAGCACGCTGAGCCTGCTCGCCGGCAGCGTCATCGACGGCCAGGAGCCGCTGCCGGCCCTGCTGCGGCGGATCCGCGAGACCTTCGGGCAGCACTCGGTCGCGCTGCTGCGCCAGGAGGACGACTCCGGCGAGTGGACCCGGCTGGAGTGCGTCGGCGAGGGCCCCTGCGAGTCGCCCGACCAGGCCGACGCCCTCGTCTCCGTCAGCGACTCCCTGGCGCTGGCGCTGCGCGGCCACATGCTGCCCGCCGCCGACCGCCGCATCCTCAGCGCCTTCGCCACGCACATCGGCATCGCACTGGAGCGCCAGCGCCTGGCCCACGACGCCGCCGAGGCCAAGCGCCAGGCCGCGCGCAACCGGATCCGCACGGCGCTGCTGGCGGCCGTCTCCCACGACCTGCGCACACCGCTGACCTCGATCAAGGCCAGCGTCTCCAGCCTGCGCTCGGTCGACATCGAACTCGACGCCCAGGACCGCGGCGAACTGCTGGAGAACATCGAGGAGTCCACCGACCGGCTCAACACCCTGGTCGACAACCTGCTGGACATGAGCCGGCTGCAGACCGACACCGTCCAGCCCAAGATCCGCGCCGTGGGCCTGGAAGAGGTCGTACCCGCCACGCTGATCGGCATCCCGCCGCACACCGTGGAGGTGGACGTACCCGACAACCTGCCGCGGTTGCGCGCCGACGCCGGCCTGCTGGAGCGGGCGGTGGCCAACGTGGTGCAGAACGCGGCGCGGCACAACCCGCCCGGACGCCCGCCCATCCGGGTGTCGGCCAGCGCCCTGGGCGACACCGTGGAGCTGCGGGTGGCCGACCACGGGCCCGGGGTGCCCGACGAGCACAAGGACCGCATATTCGAGGCCTTCCAACGGCTCGGCGACGCGCCGCAGGGCACCGGCATCGGGCTGGGCCTGGCTGTGGCGCGGGGATTCACCGAGGCGATGGACGGTACGCTGACCGCCGAAGACACCCCGGGCGGGGGCCTGACCCTCGTGTTCATGCTGCACACCACCGCATCCGACCCCGCACTCGGCGGCGGGGCGCATCCGGCGGCGGACGCGGCCGCCGAGGGCGCGCCGGCTCCGGGGGCGCCGGAGGCCTCCTCCCCGGACGGCGCGACTCCCCGGACGGATCCCCGGACGACCGAAGACGACTAAAAGGTGTGACGATGCGGATCCTGGTCGTCGACGACGACGCGCAGATCATCCGGGCGATGCGGATCAACATGCGGGCGCGCGGCTACGAGGTCGACACCGCCGGCGACGGCGCCTCGGCGCTGCAGGCGGCGGCCACGCGCCCGCCGGACGTGGTGCTGCTGGACCTGGGCCTGCCCGACATGGAGGGCGGCGAGGTCATCGAAGGGCTGCGCGCGTGGACGTCGGTGCCCGTCATCGTGCTGTCGGCGCGCCACTCCTCCAGCGAGAAGGTGCGCTCGCTGGACGCCGGCGCCGACGACTACGTCACCAAGCCCTTCGGAATGGACGAGCTGATGGCGCGCATCCGCGCCGCCCAGCGCCGCTCCGTGCAGGCGGAGGAGGCCCCGGTGGTGGCCACCGCCGCATTCACGGTCGACCTGGGGGCCAAACGGGTCACCCGCGGCGACGAGGAGGTGCGGCTGACGCCCACCGAGTGGCACATCCTGGAGGTGCTGGCCCGCAACGCCGGGCGGCTGATCAGCCAGCGGCAGCTGCTGCACGAAGTGTGGGGCCCCAATTACCAGAGCGAGACCAACTACCTGCGGGTGTACATGGCCCAGTTGCGCCGCAAGCTCGAACCCGACCCGGCCCACCCGTCCTGCCTCATCACCGAGGCGGGAATGGGCTACCGGTTCGAGAAAGGATGACGCCGGAGGCGCGGCGCGGCGCCCGGATCCGCCCGGTGACGGTCGTCCCGTCGCCGGCCGGCGCGGAGCCCGGCCGCGGCTCCTGAACCGGCTACCGCCGCTTCACCTCGCGCCCAGCTCCACGAGCATCGCGAAGTGGGCGGTGTGGACGCGCTTGCGGTTGGCCGCGGCGACGGCGAAGAGGGGGGCGAACGCCCGGCACCAGGCCATCAGCCGCTCGTGGGGGACGCCGATGCCCGCGGAGAGCACGGCCGCGCGCCGCTCCACCTCCTCCAGGCTCTCGGCCCGCCACACCGCCCACTCGACGGCGTCGGCGGCGCTGTCGCCGACGCAGGCCCGGGGGTCGACCGCGACCAGGCCGCGCTCCGGACCGCCGAGGAGGACGTTTCCGGGATGCAGGTCGCCGTGCAGCGGCACC contains:
- a CDS encoding quinone oxidoreductase family protein, with protein sequence MRAIQITEFGGPEVLNLTELPEPEPGPGDLLVEVERAGVNYADTHRVEDTYLSSSGLPLVPGSEVAGRTSDGRRVVAMVDSGGYAERALASPHTAYDIPEGVDASTALALLIQGATAWVLLRHNVHLAEGESVVVHAGAGGVGSLAVQLAKAFGAGRVVATAGSEDKRELALELGADAVVDSRADDMTAALVEANEGRRVDTVLDMTGGRVTDESLHALAPFGRLAFYGMASREAPKPIQLPNLMRHSATVSGMWLPHAFQLPGNVVGRAMAEMFDLVRTGRLRAVLGGDYPLDRARAAHEDLRSRATQGKLTLDPTA
- a CDS encoding ATP-binding protein, with protein sequence MARGKLRIYLGAAPGVGKTFAALSEAHRRRDRGTDVVVGLVETRDRPRTAELLDGLERLPPPAGDSSPGEFDPDDLLRRAPQVAVVDDFAHTNAPGTRNAKRWQDVDELLNAGVDVITTLNIQHVESLNDVVQRITGVRQHETIPDEIVRRADQIELCDMSPHSLRRRMSHGNIYPAEKVDAALSSYFREGNLTALRELALLWVADRVDEGLTLYRGEHKIRQTWEARERVVVALTGGPEGETLIRRAARVAARSRGGRPQPSHLMAVHVVPGDNLAHPLPDVITEQRRLLAELGGTYHQVIGDDVPTALLEFARGVNATQIVLGSSRRRAWQYIFGPGVGATVARESGDIDVHIVTHEEVGRGRSLLPPLAASVSRARLVWGWIIGVLGPAVLAGALHLPATDGVGPTTHVLLFLVSTIAAALAGGLWPALMCAVWSTVLLDLLFTPPLYALGIGGPGDRLALGAFVLVGVLVAFVVDLSRRRALQASRSKAEASTLSLLAGSVIDGQEPLPALLRRIRETFGQHSVALLRQEDDSGEWTRLECVGEGPCESPDQADALVSVSDSLALALRGHMLPAADRRILSAFATHIGIALERQRLAHDAAEAKRQAARNRIRTALLAAVSHDLRTPLTSIKASVSSLRSVDIELDAQDRGELLENIEESTDRLNTLVDNLLDMSRLQTDTVQPKIRAVGLEEVVPATLIGIPPHTVEVDVPDNLPRLRADAGLLERAVANVVQNAARHNPPGRPPIRVSASALGDTVELRVADHGPGVPDEHKDRIFEAFQRLGDAPQGTGIGLGLAVARGFTEAMDGTLTAEDTPGGGLTLVFMLHTTASDPALGGGAHPAADAAAEGAPAPGAPEASSPDGATPRTDPRTTEDD
- a CDS encoding response regulator — its product is MRILVVDDDAQIIRAMRINMRARGYEVDTAGDGASALQAAATRPPDVVLLDLGLPDMEGGEVIEGLRAWTSVPVIVLSARHSSSEKVRSLDAGADDYVTKPFGMDELMARIRAAQRRSVQAEEAPVVATAAFTVDLGAKRVTRGDEEVRLTPTEWHILEVLARNAGRLISQRQLLHEVWGPNYQSETNYLRVYMAQLRRKLEPDPAHPSCLITEAGMGYRFEKG